In the Wyeomyia smithii strain HCP4-BCI-WySm-NY-G18 chromosome 2, ASM2978416v1, whole genome shotgun sequence genome, one interval contains:
- the LOC129720487 gene encoding uncharacterized protein LOC129720487: MEGPSKINTKSSIETLIKLKSARVKYIDKTDQKSDVRKVFKVLEVDSKQVDFVWCEICGAVLAWHSQKTGTKSLKSHADSHSRKRGESASGSGLQPKITAFNKPANIPKKEVVRVNQVIARGLAGDLLPFRSVEGIGFQSICQEMLNLGAKFGPLQVSDVIQSRHTIKRTRLVEVSDEILANLKHNIAQAASFPRICFTFDLWADKY, translated from the exons ATGGAAGGTCCGTCTAAAATAAATACCAAATCATCAATTGAAACGTTAATCAAATTGAAAAGTGCGCGCGTGAAATATATAGATAAAACTGATCAGAAGTCAGATGTGAGGAAAGTGTTTAAAGTGCTGGAAGTGGACTCGAAGCAAGTTGACTTTGTCTGGTGCGAAATTTGTGGTGCTGTTCTTGCCTGGCATAGCCAAAAAACAGGTACAAAATCCCTTAAAAGTCATGCCGACTCTCATTCGCGGAAGCGTGGTGAAAGTGCATCAGGTTCAGGTTTACAACCTAAAATAACAGCTTTCAACAAGCCGGCCAACATCCCGAAAAAAGAAGTCGTACGAGTTAACCAGGTTATTGCTCGAGGGCTAGCGGGTGATTTACTACCGTTTCGTTCTGTAGAAGGAATCGGTTTCCAAAGTATTTGCCAAGAAATGTTAAACCTCGGAGCGAAATTTGGACCACTGCAA GTGTCGGATGTTATTCAAAGCCGCCATACCATAAAAAGAACCCGGCTTGTGGAGGTCAGCGATGAAATTTTGGCTAATTTGAAGCATAACATCGCGCAAGCTGCATCATTTCCAAGAATTTGCTTTACCTTCGACTTATGGGCAGATAAATACTAG